From the Chiloscyllium plagiosum isolate BGI_BamShark_2017 unplaced genomic scaffold, ASM401019v2 scaf_1943, whole genome shotgun sequence genome, the window CTTGTGAAATTATAAGATTGGACAGAACtaaagagaaggctaagaggagccaggaggagaTAGGAAAAGTTTttagtggataggatcaaggaaagccaTCAGGccttctacaggtatatcaggaataaaagaatgactagagtaggaTTAGAGCCAGAGACAGTAATGGAAaattgtgtgtggaatcagaggaCTTTGgagaagcgcttaatgaatacttttcgtcagtattcatattggaaaagggcaatgttagtgagaatacggacaTACAggttactagattagatgggattgcggttAACAAAggggaggttttagcaattttggaagatttgaAAATTGATAAGACcgctgggccggatgggatttaattagattccttacagtatggaaacaggcctttggcccaacaaatcccacggccaattcacctgacctgcacatctttggattgtggaaggaaaccggagcacccgggggaaacccacgcagacgcaggaaaaatgtgcaaaacccacacagacagttgcccgaaatgggaattgaacctggcgctgtgtagcagcagtgctaaccactgagccgtccctcggattctctgggaagacagggaggagattgcagaacctttggctttgatctttatgctgtcattgtctacaggaatagtgccagatgactggtgGATACAAATCTTGTTCGCTTGATTAAggaggggagtcgggacaacacTGGTAATTATAGGCAAATGACCCATACTtcgttgtgggtaaggtgttggaaaaggttataagagataggatttataatcatctggaaaaaaataatttgattagggatagtcaacattattttgttaagggtaggttgtgcccctctaaccttatcgagttcttcaagaaggtgatgaAACATGTGGATGAagataaagcggttgatgtggtgtatatggacttcagtaaggcatttgataaggttccacacagcagactattgcacaaagtatggggttttgggattgaaggcaatttggatcagaaattggctagctgaaagacaacagagggttgcagttgatgggaaatgttcatcctggagctgatTTATTAGTGGTGTCCACAAAGGtgtgttttggagccactgctgttggtcatttttataagtaATCTGGATCTAGACATATAAggaaggttagtaaatttgcaggtgacactaaggtaggcagagttgaggatagtgccaaaagactcatcatttatataaatgatttggatgtgagcagaagaggtataagttagcaagtttgcagatgacaccaaaactgcaggtgtagtggacagcgaaggaggttacctcacattacaacgaTCAAATAAGTGAATGAGCCAAGtggcagagtttaatttagataaatgtgaggtgctgcagtttgggaaaacaAATGTTAGCAGGACGATATGATATGGAAgctaggtcttatgaggaaaggctgagggaacggaGGTGGTTTTCggtggagagaaggaggttgagaggtcacttaatcgagatgtataagtgaatcagagggttagatagggtggacagtgcgagcctttttcctcggatggtgaaggctaacacgagggaacatagctttaaattgaggggtgatagatttagcaCAAGcatcaaaggtagtttctttattcagagtcgTAGGGATGTGAAACGGcgtgcctgcaacagtagtagacttgcctgAACACTTTCTGGATCTATTTTCAAGTACTCTTTAAAAATCTCTGTACTATTGCATATTAAGGGTAAAGACCTAATGTATAGAACAGCAAACAGACTAGGGAGTGACTTCGGCCAGGGTATGCCAACATAATTGAAAATGGCTGCTAGAACCTGCCAATAATGCAACAAAAATATCATTTCATTAATAAACTATACACAGATTAAGATATTTAGTATATCAATAATTGTCCTCAGCAATCACAGACGTGATTTTTACTACTTAGAAACACCAAGAGAAATGCCAGAAACAATAGCTATCGCTTTGCATGGCTTTCATTGACCTGACTAAGGCCTTTGGCTCAGCCAGTCAGACAGTGCTACAGAATACCCTGTCAAAGGCTGGCTTTCCACCATCCTCCATGTCCTCCTCAATAACAATGTCAACAACTATCTTCACTAATAGTAAAATATCAGAATCCTTTATCAccttttctccatcttcatcaccACTATTCTTCCTCATCAAAACGAAGCTTCACAGTAGTGTGGGCACTGTCGACAGGATGGGTGGAAaaccattcaaattcaaccaaaaGAAAACGACACTGAGCTCACTTGTGGaacttcagtatgtggatgacaaCATCATCTCTGCTATTTCGGAAGAGAATCTACAAGACTCACTTAATATCTTTGCAGAAGCAAACCAAAGAACTGGTCTCAGCCTCTTACCTAAAGGTGACTCAAATCCTTGACCAACACAACTCCTGTCCATCCTGCCATTAAGATCAACAGAGTAATCATGCCCCAAATATGGGACATTTTTCTCACCTGGGAAGCTATCAGAAATTTAACATGGCATCCAATCTGAGCGCACTACCCTCTGACCCCAGAGGGTCAGCACCTTTGATGACCATTACATCTGTGCTTGATCCTTGTGTACAAGGCAGTCATCCTCGTGACTCTTTTACATTTCAAGGCCCATGAAAATTACCATCGCTGATATTCACGATAGGTTCGCTGCATCAGCTGCAAAGACACACATACTAACACCAGCATCCTTGCAACAGAAACACGGCCATGATCATCTGAGCCACGTGCTTAGGATGCCTGAGTTCAGACTGCcaaagaaaattttcttcatcCAACTCAAGAAGCCATTTGAACAAGACGACAACAGAGGAAGTTTTTCAAAGGCTCCCACAATGCTTCCCTCAAGAAATGAAACACACATCAAAGCACGGGAGCCCCACATTCAGAAGTCGTCGACTTGAAGGAAACTCCTAAACGAAGGGACACAATTCTTCAAGAACACCAGTTGGCAAGAGAAAGTAcagaaaaggagcaggagaatgaaatGGAAACAATCTCAAGGCCAAGGACTTCTTCCACGGACATGTGGCTCTAAGATAGGGCTTATCAGCCACACAAGGACCCACAGGAACTCATGACCAGTGACATGAAATTTCCTGGGTGGACAATAGTACTGTATTAAGAATCCACCACTCTTATATTAAAATTCATGGCAAATTACAGATTTGACAAGATGATATATCCATTCTCATACTGAAGCTGAAGCATATCTTTACTCTGTGATGAAGAATCAAAAAGAAACACAATCTTATTTCAAACACACTTAACCAAGTACTGAAGTTTAGCACACTGAAACTTTTCTCCACTGGAGACCACACTATGCATTCGAAATTCTGCATTATGTACTTAAAACTTCAACCATTATATTCAAGACTTAAGCTCACATGTCACTTAATAACATAATGGAATTCTTGCACCATTTTCATGTGTTTTCAAGTTGGCACCCTTCCTTATCTAAATATGTACTTCCAATGGTGCAAGTTGTCCAGTCAGAAACAGACTTAAACCAGTGGGCATCAACAGACTAATGAActgtaaaaagaaaacacaatcaATCTTAAATCAATCACTGGGTGGGATTTGGAATGGGATCGGATTCCTTCCCAACCCAAAGGCAGTAGCACACAATGAATTACTGTTAGCAATGAATTCTTTATTTAAGAATATTAGGCTGATTCATTGGAGTGTAACTTTAAGCACTTTCCCATGAATGTTTCAAAGCCAATTCTGGCTTACATTGCTGAGCAATAACATTTTGTACTTACCTAATTAGGTCATCGATATTATGTTATAGTTTAACCATTTGCTGACAAGGTGTGCATTATTTGCCTAGAAGTGGAATTTCCCAGAACCTGAGCTCAATTTTATGCTGGTTTGTCCCCTAGAATTTGATTTTAGTGTGCTGACAATGGAAGAAGATTTACCTTATGTATCAACCAAGATTCGTTAAGTGCTCTCACATCTGTGTTGGAAGGTCATAGGTTCAAATCTCAACTGTAATGACTGAGCAAATAGAATGACAGAATGATGCAGCATAGGTGGCCATTTTGCCCACCATACTGTGTCAGGCGTAATCAGGATAGGTACTTCATCAATTGTAACTAGACTACAAATCCTGTATACTTTTCTTTAAATTGCTTATTTCTTAATTCAATTCTTCAATTGAGTGAGTGATTAAAAATGAAGCATGCATTGTTCTCATCCATTTAAACTTCAAAACAGCTTAGCACACCCATGCCAACTTGTAAGTCTATAAATTAGGATTCCCTTGCTTGCATGCAGAATAGAATTTTAGAATCATGCAACTCAATTTTCCAGAACGAGCAAACAAGCACCTTTCTCCTGTTCTTCTGCCAGAGCTGTGCAAATTTCTGTTCTATTCAGTAATTATATTCTGAAAACTacaattgaatctgtttccatccATTCAAGTAATGCAGTCCAGATACTTATTGCTAGATAAGAAAAACTGCCATTTCCTTCTTGAATACTGGCCAACTAAGAGAAAGCAGGAAGTATTACTGCTAAGATACTAGGCTTTCCTTTGACAGAAAAGGataaaaatatattcaaaaacAGTTCAAAGTAAGATTGGATAATTTTCACAAGTGACAAGGAAGcaataattcattttaaaaatgtgtttaggGTTTTCATAGCACCATATGTTTTACTTACATATCCTCTAGGAATGTCCAGATCTTCAATTCCAGGATCATTTTCCAGATGCTGTTTAATTTTCTCTTCCAATCCGTTGGCATCTGCTCCATGAAGCTGATCAATTCTTACTTTATTTCGGAAGAATAAAAATGATGGTGTTGCTGTGATGTTGTTGGCTGTTGCTGTTTGCTGAAACAGTAACGAGTtaattgataattttaaaaactgttaaatGAACTAGAACTATTTCTAAACTTCTAATTCCAAGATAAAAATCAAATTTCAGGTTAtaagatatacagaggaacctcgattatccgaacgatatgggcagggagtatttttcTCGGATAATCatatgttcagataatcgaatgccagataacacagtttagccaagcatcaggaccttacgatcttgtccagataatctgacatttggataatcgaatgctggataactgaggttcctcAGCATACTGGACAATGTTGAGGGACAGTGGCATAGGGGGTAATGGAGGCATGAAgttcaggaagagaaggaaaacTTTAATACAGAGAAAGTTGCATTTTAACTACACATATCCTGTACGATCCTAAACGGAGTTTCAAATCTTGTAACTGGGTAACTCACACTCAGAAGTGTGGTTACCTGCATCTGCAACTCATTGATAACAATGCTGAAATCCCTCAAAGTTTGATTTTTCCACACACTTCTTCAGTTTCAAGAACCACTCTAACCATTTCACGTTCAGAACTTCACAGCCTGTATACTATTCCAAGCACAATCAACTTCATACTCGAGAATCACAAGAGTTATCACATTAAAACTCATCTTTCCTCAGAAATCTTCCAAGTCTTTCCACCGTCTTCACCATTCCAACGTTTAGCAGACCCTCTGTGCCCGAATACCATCTCTTTATTATTTAAGATAATTTTCAATTGTCAGATTAAGTTCATTCTATTATTGCTGTCTTACCACTTTTCTCTGGCACCTTCAAAAGCAGACTGAAATTTATTTGATTGCACCTTTGCTCAAATAATGAAATAAGTTCATGTATTGCTTGGTGCCTACCATTCCCCTATAAATCATCTTGAAGTGTTACATAAAATTTGTTATGTCAAAAATAAGTTTATATGGCTCAAAAAGATAAAGGAAACACTTCAgtgtcttgtgatgcagtggtagtgtctctgcgtaagttcaaatctcacccaAACCAGCTATGTGCCTTAAATATCTAAACAGGGGGTTTAAAAATGTCAGTAAGTACAATTTGCCATTAAAAATGCAATTGCTAGTTTATTGCACCTGACACAAACTCTTCTTATCTTCTCAACAAGTCATTATGCTTTAAAGGAGAAGGAAAGTGACAGCGAACTGTTATATTCAACACATTTTTGCCACTAATGAGGAATGTTAACATTGAGAATGGAATATGTTCAGCACTTTGATGCACCATATGGCCACATTATGCACACAACAGTTCAAGTATAGCATTGGTCAAAGGTCTGCAACCTGTGCTTCGAGGACCACAAGCAGTTCTTTAAGGACTCGTGCATTGCTCCTCACCTTGACTGATCCTACCCACATTTATGACAATTAAATCACTTGTTGCTTTCTAAGCATTTATTCACATTGTATTTATTAGAATGTGCCCACTCACATTTTtgtataaaatttaaaatctaACTGAAATGCATATCTGTTCCATTCTGTACATTTTCAGTTATTGACATCTGAGTAACAGCACTGAGCTCTTAAAATATAATGTTTATTCTACTTTAAAAGGTTGCTGACTCCTAATcaatgtggcatttgcacatggaATAAACCTTGTGTTTACATCAACTTCAAGTCTTACCATTGGTATCAATGTCTTTATTGCACTGGTTACCCCAATTCAATATCAAGATTAACTCTTTCTAAAACAAACTTATTACATTTAATTAAACAaacatctaaaaaaaaaataaaagcttttgtGACTGCACCTGAAGTTGACAGCTTCAAAATCCAAATCTGATACCTCTGTTTACTCAGACAAGGTTTGGTACATAGCTGGCTTGCTCAAAACAATTATAGGGCTGTCACTACACATCTGAGCCTTCATATGCTCAACATGTCTTTTTGCCAACAGACCTTGCGTAGTAATACAATATTTCTTGCAAGTATTCCCTTGACGTGCTAAAGAGTAGTGCATATACCTACAGGAAGGTCCCTTCCCAAACTTCTCTGCCAGGTTGTACAGCACTGACAATTCACATTGAGGCAAGAAATGAAATACATCAATAACTTGGATGGGCACCAATACAGTAATTTAGATTACTCCATGAATTTTGAAATGTCTTTGGAATGGTCTAAAACAACTAACAGAGAGCTATCGTGGTTTCAATAGGCTGAACTGTGTCGTTATAACTCCACGTCACAAAGACAGAAAACAACGGATAGCAGGGAAGTCAGGAAGTGATGATATGATATTAAGTTTGGATTTGAAAAAAGACAACTGAGTGCTCTGGGGTCTACAAAAAAAAGTGATGATGAGTAAGGAAGAGGGGATGGTATATTGCAACATGGTAGGCACATTAGCTGAATAATTCTAAGGTAAACACATCCTGAAAGCTTcagataaattttatttttaagttatttttaattaattaaatcatAAGGATTTTTGGACATTCTCACCTGACACTGATGCACATCAACTTCCAAGAAGACAGCATGTGGGTATTTCGAACTCATTGCACTGAAAGTTGGAGCTATTCTCACACACGGTCCAcatctttaaaaagaaatcacaaaaGTTTGTTAACTAACTGAACTTAGATGAGCTGATTTTTGATTCACTGGTTGTTATTTTTCATATGAAATGGCTATTATTTTGTCTTACATTCCATATAGCCCTGCATCAAGGGTTGTACAGGTCACAATGCATTATGCGTGGAATGTTTTGATTCATAGTGTctctcactgttttaaaaataaaagtttgagTCCTGTTCACCAGTAATCTGTTTTTCTCCAATGGAAGTTATTCAGATTCCTCACTGCaccaagttttaaaaataatcctaGCTGCTCACAGTTCTCTCTCCAGAGGTACCATACTATCAAAGGTAAAATCTCAAAGACAGATGTCTTAAAGAATACTCAGTTACATAGTGCTGAGAAGACTAGTTTCAATTTATTATTCAGTATCCTCAAAATCACAAAGGTCAATCTGGCACCAGTTTTACTTTAGCTGAAAACTCATAACAAGAAACAATAAACATGCCGAATTTACCTCTGCCAACAGACACGAGTTTATTCTTTAACAACAAATTTCCTGAATTTTCtgacaagaaaaaaaagaatCACAGACGTGAGCATTGATCACTACCACGAACTGCCCTTAAGGCGGAGTTGTGATCCGCTGTCATACAAACTGAACTACAAAGTAAAGTAGGCAGGCTAAGGTAAACCACACTGTGCCAGGCATGGAATTCATATAGGCTAGACTGGGTTAGCAGTACACGGAAAGACACAAGGAGATATCCCTGTCCAATGACCTAAAGCTCGGTCAAAGGTAGATGATAGTGTCATATAGGAGGAAAGTAGAGGCTTGTTGAGGAAATTCTAGAATGTGAAGACCTAGGAATCTGAAAGAATCCTTAAAGGACATACACTAACAAGACAGCTTTTGTGACAAGTTGGTAATTTAATGGTCACTATTACTGGGCTTTGCAGTTCAAGATTTCTTCAAGTAATTTAAAAGTAAATTCCTCAGCGACTGCAGTGGAAAAGGAACTAATGTTTCTAGATAATTCTCTTTGACCTCTGTCACTATTCTGGGAATCAAAAGAAAACATCCAGCGACAGACCATCTCCTTAAGCCCCTCTCtcctccaccttcaacatcaAGGGGCACCTATGTTTTCTTGACTTCACAACTCATTTTGTCTTTCATGAGCACATTCTGTCCATGAGACCCACCTCTTCTATTCAATAAAACAGCTTATCTCACAACTTCCCCTCCAGAGCCCCAGTTGATAGTTTATGGTTCCATTCTTTCAAGTGTTTTTTGCTCTGTCCTCTAACTGCTGTCATCACCCTTCTCCTCCAAAAACAGAGCCCTTGTCCTTAAACACTAGCATCCCACTGCCATACATGCTATTAATTCCCAAATTTACCCCCATCTTTGCAATCTTACATCTCACCAAGATATCTGTACCTGTTTCAACTCTGTCATTTTGGGCACTGTCAATCACCATTAGTCCACATTTGTGGCTGTTCTTTCAGCTACCTAGGCCTCCACATTTCCCTACACCTCTCTACTTGGCTTTCTTCCTCTTGTAATGTTAAAAAATTATAACTGGAatctctctctggacattaatgtaatatttaaaagTTAAACTGCACCGCTGAACATTCTAGAAATGTGTGAGGAtgacattcatgcaggaatgcgGGCGACTCCCATTCcaattagacagtcatttgctactattcccctgactattatcaaattaaactatcattcaatctcttccatttagAAATACTTTCATAGCCATCCCCCAGCCAATCAGGTTTGCTTGCATGATCATCCCTAATGCTGAAGCCGATCACACCTACATCATCTGAGGAAGAAGTGAAGCCAAAACACATTTGCAGGGCCAACCCGGAGCTAGGACGCATCACAACTACAATGTCTTGGGGAATCACCGAGTCAGGAAATAGTCTGCATAATgcttccccaggattagggcatttgcAATATCTCAAAGAATGATCTCATCCTATCATTATACCTGGGGTAACGTGGGGGTGGATGGGTGGGGCAGCGACCAGAGTATGTGTAAGCAttgccaactgacctgtataaaaggggatgtgttttctttattCGGGGTCTCTCTTCTGACTCGATTTTGAGTATGAAAAGTGTCAAAGGGATCACCTAGCTtgtaaactttaactgtttgcagaagttggtgtgtctGAATTGCATCTCGTGTGTGAAACCTCCAGAAAAGAACCTAACATTCTGATACTTAAAAAGTCAAGTGTTTGGTCATTTAACGTTACATCTCATGTCGGTTTATGTCATGCTTTATTTTATACTGCTCTACTGAAATGCTCAGAAAAGTTTCATTGTGTTAAAGGCACCATATATAGATAGCTGACACTGACTATTAGTCCAGTAATACAGCTGATGTAACTTACACATCACCAACAATAACCATTTACCATCCCTGCTTCATTTATTTTGTAGGTAACGTATAAAATGGGATCAATTCCCCTTAAGCTAGACACCATGCCATATAACCAAATCTAACATTGCAAGTAGATTTCACCATATGCATTTCATATACAAATATACACAAACACTAACATTTCTCATTTGTAAAACGCTAGAATCCATTAAGAGAGTAgcagaaaattttgaaaatcagaatACAATCAAGCAAATTGACTTAGTGGTATTACAATTACTAATAATCTAGAGactcaggcaatgttctgggatcCATGTTCAAAACTCACCATGGCACATGTTGGAATTTGAACTGTTACAAAGGAAGGAAAGCAAGGTGTAAAAGCAGCATACAAAGGAGTTTGCTAACAAGTGAGCAACAGTGGGAATaaattgggaaaatgtgagattatccactttggcaacAAGGATAGATAGctatttttaaatgctggaagGGATTTGGATGTTAACAGGTATACCAAGGAATCAGGAAGACAAATAGAATGCTAGTCTTTGCAGCAAggggcatggagtacaaaagTAGTGAAGCCTTGTTAGAAGTTGTCAGAGTATCGTGAGACAACATCTATGGTActgagcacttttttttttaacctattggAAATGGCACACATTTTGTATTGGAAGTAAAACATTAGACCAGAAAAACCATATTCAAAAAAGCATATTTTTATACAACTGCATAGAGTATCTACTTAAACACAGGGTCCTCTTCTTTGCAGACAAGAACACTGGCACATTTTTCCTGGAGGAAGGACTATGAAGACACATTGCCTTGAGTTTTACTGGAAGAACAGTTTTAATTTTGTTATAGATTGAAATAAGTAGGTGAGCAAATGTCAGAGTTCGGGTGCTCTCAGTACAGTTTTCAGCAACAGCATGTCCTAAAACTAACCAACTATATTTGATTTTACgatgaaaaagaaaaacatttaacAATACTTGAAAAATTATCTAATTGAGATCACAATAAATTTAAAGACATAATTGAAAAGGAGAAATAGTTCTAAGAAGGTTGACCTCAATATAAATCTACCTTCCAAAATAACAGACAAATAAAATAgcaggagaaaacaaaaaaaattgtctggtacagtcacaacatgtcatcccaattccaatactcaattctctgaccaaagACGACAagcatgtcaaacaccttctttactaccctGCCAACCTGTgacgctactttcaaggaactatgaaccggaACTCCTAGGTCTCTGATCAACAACACTCCTCAGAGCCTTACATTAACATTTATTTGAAATGCTTTTATTTGATTGTAATGTCACTCCTTTTAGAGTtcttatttctaacttttttAAACTCTGTATCCATGATTTGTAGCGAGGTACTAGTATCTAAGAAGGCACCATAAGAGACtttgtaaaagcttttcattgtacttctaCATCGGAATACACACGACAacggatattctattctattaatTGGTAATTTAACATTAATGGGGaacaattctttaaaatttgttgATATAAAGTAGGCActgctggctagtccagcatttgtttacattcattcacagggtgtggtGCCACTggccatttattacccatcccaaattACTCaaagcagttaagtgtcaaccacattgttttgggtctggagtcacaagtagaccagaccaggtaaggatggtagccTTCTTCCCCAAGGGAGtgtactgaaccagatgggtttttgcaacaactGACAATGGCTTCACACTCATCTTTAGACT encodes:
- the LOC122547053 gene encoding thioredoxin-like protein 1 → MRVKVVAADAEFQPELTNAGCRLTVVKFTMKGCGPCVRIAPTFSAMSSKYPHAVFLEVDVHQCQQTATANNITATPSFLFFRNKVRIDQLHGADANGLEEKIKQHLENDPGIEDLDIPRGYMDLMPFINKAGCECLNESDEYGFDNCLQKDTTYLESDCDEQVRVFNAFGIG